Proteins encoded within one genomic window of Bos indicus x Bos taurus breed Angus x Brahman F1 hybrid chromosome 18, Bos_hybrid_MaternalHap_v2.0, whole genome shotgun sequence:
- the EPS8L1 gene encoding epidermal growth factor receptor kinase substrate 8-like protein 1 isoform X2: protein MSTTSGPEASLKQSAKSIYEQRKRYSIEVMSDFSTNEVNHLVTFSLGEDAIHTVEDASQKLALMDSQGRIWAQDMLLSVSASHVTLLDPVSKEELESYPVSAIVRCDTVRPPGQKRPLLLLVCQEPERAQPDVHFFQGRCVGVESIREEIQRALHNYRSGCGERRAAALRATRMQPQQHPSPVAEAAPLPHCPMFRAAIHTVQPAAGRGRPQAEPIPEAEETCRPSREEVCPSSDPASPDLGPRGPDLASLQAEREVDILNHVFDDVESFVSRLQKSAEATRVLEQRERSRRTRHQEAGESLLALRAKPPSGAEYTDVLQKIKYAFSLLARLRGNIANPTSQELLHFLFGPLQMIIDTLGGPQLASGVRRPHLTSEAVKLLRENVTQRENTLWTSLGDSWTHPGVDLPPEEGPPYRPEFYSGWEPPAMDPQGRAWEDPVEKQLQHERRRQQQSAPQVAVNGHPDEEPEAEPQGPEPAGKWVLCNYDFQARNSSELSVKEWDILEVLDDQRKWWKVQDQRGQEGYVPYNILTPHPGPRGGRSLNSTAVPPPPPAPAPGLAPPAPPASASAPAPPPPPLLPAAPALAPGLAQTQGPAPASARSPRDSCENLNNLDSGKKEKFSPMLMLSINKELQARLAQGLTGPSRAAPGPRAPESQLSPHSSASEVCAWLQAKGFSSGTIAALGELSGAQLFSLPKEKFRALSPEEGARVYSQITVQRSLLEDKENVSELEAVMKKQKKRMENEIETEVF from the exons ATGAGCACCACCTCTGG CCCAGAAGCTTCTCTCAAACAGAGTGCCAAGTCTATCTATG AACAGAGAAAGCGCTACTCCATTGAGGTTATGTCCGACTTTTCCACCAATGAAGTCAAT CACCTGGTAACCTTCAGCCTGGGTGAGGATGCCATACACACGGTGGAGGACGCCTCGCAGAAACTGGCCCTCATGGACAGCCAAGGCCGCATCTGGGCCCAGGACATGCTGCTGAGCGTGTCTGCCAGCCACGTCACGCTGCTGGACCCGGTCTCCAAG GAGGAGCTGGAGTCCTATCCTGTGAGCGCCATCGTGCGGTGCGACACGGTGAGACCGCCGGGCCAGAAACGCCCTCTGCTGCTGCTCGTGTGCCAGGAGCCGGAGCGCGCGCAGCCCGACGTGCATTTCTTCCAGGGCCGGTGTGTCGGG GTGGAGTCGATCCGAGAGGAAATCCAGAGAGCTCTGCACAACTACCGCTCGGGCTGCGGGGAGCGCAGGGCGGCGGCGCTCAG GGCCACGCGAATGCAGCCGCAACAGCACCCCTCGCCAGTCGCAGAGGCCGCGCCCCTGCCGCATTGCCCGATGTTCCGCGCGGCGATCCACACAGTGCAGCCGGCCGCGGGCCGCGGGCGACCCCAGGCGGAGCCCATCCCAGAGGCGGAGGAGACGTGTAGGCCGAGCCGGGAGGAGGTCTGCCCCAGCTCTGACCCGGCCTCCCCGGACCTGGGCCCCCGCGGCCCGGACCTGGCCAGTCTGCAGGCGGAGCGGGAGGTG GACATCCTGAACCACGTGTTCGACGATGTGGAGAGCTTCGTATCCAGGCTGCAGAAGTCAGCCGAGGCGACCCGTGTGCTGGAGCAACGAGAGCGCAGCCGCAGGACCCGGCACCAGGaagctgggg AGAGCCTCCTGGCGCTGCGGGCCAAGCCGCCCTCAGGGGCCGAGTACACCGACGTACTTCAGAAAATCAAGTACGCCTTCAGCCTGCTG GCCCGCCTGCGCGGCAACATCGCCAACCCCACCTCCCAGGAGCTGCTGCACTTCCTGTTCGGACCTCTGCAGATG ATTATAGACACCTTGGGCGGCCCACAGTTGGCCAGCGGCGTGAGGCGGCCGCATCTGACTTCTGAGGCTGTGAAGCTGCTGCGGGAAAATGTCACTCAACGTGAAAATACGCTCTGGACCTCGCTGGGGGACTCTTGGACCCACCCGGG GGTGGACCTACCCCCAGAGGAGGGGCCCCCATACAGACCTGAGTTCTACAGCGGCTGGGAGCCCCCAGCCATGGACCCACAGGGCCGTGCCTGGGAGGACCCAGTGGAGAAACAGCTACAGCACGAGCGGCGGCGCCAGCAG CAAAGCGCTCCCCAGGTCGCTGTCAATGG tCACCCAGACGAGGAACCAGAAGCTGAGCCCCAGGGGCCGGAGCCGGCGGGAAAGTGGGTCCTATGTAATTATGACTTCCAGGCGCGCAACAGCAGCGAGCTGTCCGTCAAGGAGTGGGACATACTGGAG GTCCTAGATGACCAGCGCAAGTGGTGGAAGGTTCAGGACCAGAGGGGGCAGGAGGGATACGTACCCTATAATATCCTGACACCGCACCCGGGGCCGCGGGGGGGCCGCAGTCTG AATAGCACGGCCGTTCCCCCTCCACCACCAGCTCCGGCCCCGGGCCTGGCACCCCCCGCTCCTCCCGCATCAGCCTCGGCCCCGgcccctccgcccccaccccttCTGCCAGCAGCACCAGCCCTGGCTCCAGGACTAGCGCAGACCCAGGGTCCGGCTCCGGCTTCGGCTCGGTCTCCTAGGGACAGCTGCGAGAACCTCAACAACTTGGACTCAGGCAAGAAGG AGAAATTCTCCCCGATGCTCATGCTCAGTATCAACAAGGAGCTGCAGGCACGCCTGGCCCAGGGCCTCACGGGCCCCAGCCGCGCAGCCCCGGGGCCTCGCGCCCCGGAGTCGCAGCTCAGCCCGCACTCCAGCGCCTCTGAGGTCTGCGCCTGGCTACAGGCCAAGGGCTTCAGTTCAGG GACCATCGCGGCGCTGGGAGAACTGAGTGGCGCTCAGCTATTCTCACTGCCGAAGGAGAAGTTTCGGGCGCTTAGCCCCGAGGAGGGGGCGCGCGTGTATAGCCAGATCACGGTGCAGCGCTCGCTGCTGGAG gacAAAGAGAATGTGTCAGAACTTGAGGCAGTGatgaagaagcaaaagaaaagaatggaaaacgaGATAGAAACGGAAGTCTTTTga
- the EPS8L1 gene encoding epidermal growth factor receptor kinase substrate 8-like protein 1 isoform X1: MSTTSGPEASLKQSAKSIYEQRKRYSIEVMSDFSTNEVNHLVTFSLGEDAIHTVEDASQKLALMDSQGRIWAQDMLLSVSASHVTLLDPVSKEELESYPVSAIVRCDTVRPPGQKRPLLLLVCQEPERAQPDVHFFQGRCVGVESIREEIQRALHNYRSGCGERRAAALRATRMQPQQHPSPVAEAAPLPHCPMFRAAIHTVQPAAGRGRPQAEPIPEAEETCRPSREEVCPSSDPASPDLGPRGPDLASLQAEREVDILNHVFDDVESFVSRLQKSAEATRVLEQRERSRRTRHQEAGESLLALRAKPPSGAEYTDVLQKIKYAFSLLARLRGNIANPTSQELLHFLFGPLQMIIDTLGGPQLASGVRRPHLTSEAVKLLRENVTQRENTLWTSLGDSWTHPGVDLPPEEGPPYRPEFYSGWEPPAMDPQGRAWEDPVEKQLQHERRRQQQSAPQVAVNGHPDEEPEAEPQGPEPAGKWVLCNYDFQARNSSELSVKEWDILEVLDDQRKWWKVQDQRGQEGYVPYNILTPHPGPRGGRSLENSTAVPPPPPAPAPGLAPPAPPASASAPAPPPPPLLPAAPALAPGLAQTQGPAPASARSPRDSCENLNNLDSGKKEKFSPMLMLSINKELQARLAQGLTGPSRAAPGPRAPESQLSPHSSASEVCAWLQAKGFSSGTIAALGELSGAQLFSLPKEKFRALSPEEGARVYSQITVQRSLLEDKENVSELEAVMKKQKKRMENEIETEVF; the protein is encoded by the exons ATGAGCACCACCTCTGG CCCAGAAGCTTCTCTCAAACAGAGTGCCAAGTCTATCTATG AACAGAGAAAGCGCTACTCCATTGAGGTTATGTCCGACTTTTCCACCAATGAAGTCAAT CACCTGGTAACCTTCAGCCTGGGTGAGGATGCCATACACACGGTGGAGGACGCCTCGCAGAAACTGGCCCTCATGGACAGCCAAGGCCGCATCTGGGCCCAGGACATGCTGCTGAGCGTGTCTGCCAGCCACGTCACGCTGCTGGACCCGGTCTCCAAG GAGGAGCTGGAGTCCTATCCTGTGAGCGCCATCGTGCGGTGCGACACGGTGAGACCGCCGGGCCAGAAACGCCCTCTGCTGCTGCTCGTGTGCCAGGAGCCGGAGCGCGCGCAGCCCGACGTGCATTTCTTCCAGGGCCGGTGTGTCGGG GTGGAGTCGATCCGAGAGGAAATCCAGAGAGCTCTGCACAACTACCGCTCGGGCTGCGGGGAGCGCAGGGCGGCGGCGCTCAG GGCCACGCGAATGCAGCCGCAACAGCACCCCTCGCCAGTCGCAGAGGCCGCGCCCCTGCCGCATTGCCCGATGTTCCGCGCGGCGATCCACACAGTGCAGCCGGCCGCGGGCCGCGGGCGACCCCAGGCGGAGCCCATCCCAGAGGCGGAGGAGACGTGTAGGCCGAGCCGGGAGGAGGTCTGCCCCAGCTCTGACCCGGCCTCCCCGGACCTGGGCCCCCGCGGCCCGGACCTGGCCAGTCTGCAGGCGGAGCGGGAGGTG GACATCCTGAACCACGTGTTCGACGATGTGGAGAGCTTCGTATCCAGGCTGCAGAAGTCAGCCGAGGCGACCCGTGTGCTGGAGCAACGAGAGCGCAGCCGCAGGACCCGGCACCAGGaagctgggg AGAGCCTCCTGGCGCTGCGGGCCAAGCCGCCCTCAGGGGCCGAGTACACCGACGTACTTCAGAAAATCAAGTACGCCTTCAGCCTGCTG GCCCGCCTGCGCGGCAACATCGCCAACCCCACCTCCCAGGAGCTGCTGCACTTCCTGTTCGGACCTCTGCAGATG ATTATAGACACCTTGGGCGGCCCACAGTTGGCCAGCGGCGTGAGGCGGCCGCATCTGACTTCTGAGGCTGTGAAGCTGCTGCGGGAAAATGTCACTCAACGTGAAAATACGCTCTGGACCTCGCTGGGGGACTCTTGGACCCACCCGGG GGTGGACCTACCCCCAGAGGAGGGGCCCCCATACAGACCTGAGTTCTACAGCGGCTGGGAGCCCCCAGCCATGGACCCACAGGGCCGTGCCTGGGAGGACCCAGTGGAGAAACAGCTACAGCACGAGCGGCGGCGCCAGCAG CAAAGCGCTCCCCAGGTCGCTGTCAATGG tCACCCAGACGAGGAACCAGAAGCTGAGCCCCAGGGGCCGGAGCCGGCGGGAAAGTGGGTCCTATGTAATTATGACTTCCAGGCGCGCAACAGCAGCGAGCTGTCCGTCAAGGAGTGGGACATACTGGAG GTCCTAGATGACCAGCGCAAGTGGTGGAAGGTTCAGGACCAGAGGGGGCAGGAGGGATACGTACCCTATAATATCCTGACACCGCACCCGGGGCCGCGGGGGGGCCGCAGTCTG GAGAATAGCACGGCCGTTCCCCCTCCACCACCAGCTCCGGCCCCGGGCCTGGCACCCCCCGCTCCTCCCGCATCAGCCTCGGCCCCGgcccctccgcccccaccccttCTGCCAGCAGCACCAGCCCTGGCTCCAGGACTAGCGCAGACCCAGGGTCCGGCTCCGGCTTCGGCTCGGTCTCCTAGGGACAGCTGCGAGAACCTCAACAACTTGGACTCAGGCAAGAAGG AGAAATTCTCCCCGATGCTCATGCTCAGTATCAACAAGGAGCTGCAGGCACGCCTGGCCCAGGGCCTCACGGGCCCCAGCCGCGCAGCCCCGGGGCCTCGCGCCCCGGAGTCGCAGCTCAGCCCGCACTCCAGCGCCTCTGAGGTCTGCGCCTGGCTACAGGCCAAGGGCTTCAGTTCAGG GACCATCGCGGCGCTGGGAGAACTGAGTGGCGCTCAGCTATTCTCACTGCCGAAGGAGAAGTTTCGGGCGCTTAGCCCCGAGGAGGGGGCGCGCGTGTATAGCCAGATCACGGTGCAGCGCTCGCTGCTGGAG gacAAAGAGAATGTGTCAGAACTTGAGGCAGTGatgaagaagcaaaagaaaagaatggaaaacgaGATAGAAACGGAAGTCTTTTga